AACGTCAACCTGACCGACGCCATTATGAACGGCGTCAACATGACAAATACCGACCTGAGCGGTGCAAACCTTACCCGTGTCGAACTGAGCACAACAATGAAGGGGGGACTTGGGGGGGAGGGGATCGCTAAGATAGACAATACCAATTTTAGCGGTGCCAACCTGACAGACGTCGTACTGGCCGACGCCAACCTGGATGGCATCAACTTTAGCGGGGCCACAATGGGCGGCATCAACCTGAGCGGAACACACCTGATAAGTTGCAACCTGAAGGGGGCAGACCTCTCAGGCGCCAACCTGAAGAGCGCATGGCTCTTCGGTTCCGACCTGAGCAATGCCAAGCTGAATAATGCCAACCTGCAGCTCATAAACCTGAAACCGGCCGTCACCAGCGGAAATCTGCCTGACACTTTTAACCTTGACGGCGCCAACTTTAACGGTGCCAACCTGAAGGACGCCGACCTGACCGGGGCGTCAGTCAAAGGCACTGTGTTTAAGGGCTCCAAAGGTCTCTCTGCGGCACAAAAGGCGGATCTCAAGAAACGCGGGGCCGTGGTGGACTAGCCAGAGGCATTTAGCTTGTCCCTCCGACCACACTGGTCGCAGAAAGTTGTTGGGTATATAGAAAAACTTTTTGCAGGAATGTTGGCTTCGAGAGAAAGGAGGTTTTTTTGAGAATGGGCTGCATCAAAAAACCGTTACTAGCCGCTGCCCTTGGTGTCCTGGTTGGACTGATGCCGATGGCACCGGGCATGCAGGAACGCCCGGCCTACGGATATTCTGAAGCCGACCTGAAAAGACTTATAGAGGCGGGGGACTGCGTGGAATGCGACCTCCATGCCGCCAACCTGAGCAACCTAAACCTGAGCGGTGTCAACCTTGAGAGGGCCAACCTCACCGGCGCAAACCTGAGCGGCACCAAGCTGATAGGCACGAGGCTCGACGGCGCCAACCTGGGCGGCGCCAATCTCCACGGTGCCTCTCTCGAAGAGGCCTTTCTGGTCAACGCCAAGGTCTCCGGCGCCAATCTGGCAGGGGCTAATCTGCGGCGCACAAACCTGCAGGACGCCGACCTGAGCAGTGCCAACCTGAGCGGTGCCAACCTCAGCGGAGCCTACATGAGCAACACCAAGC
The DNA window shown above is from Candidatus Bathyanammoxibius amoris and carries:
- a CDS encoding pentapeptide repeat-containing protein translates to MDIIKRLLLLAAFVVSVAFVPALTGMHPKTVYGQPDGSTDSDMADQGDMGYGSGVESLESDVSGIQADKNRLLATRQCPGCDLRDVNLAGADLRSAELGEVDFTDAVLEDADFSRGANLGNANLTGANMKNVNLTDAIMNGVNMTNTDLSGANLTRVELSTTMKGGLGGEGIAKIDNTNFSGANLTDVVLADANLDGINFSGATMGGINLSGTHLISCNLKGADLSGANLKSAWLFGSDLSNAKLNNANLQLINLKPAVTSGNLPDTFNLDGANFNGANLKDADLTGASVKGTVFKGSKGLSAAQKADLKKRGAVVD
- a CDS encoding pentapeptide repeat-containing protein; its protein translation is MGCIKKPLLAAALGVLVGLMPMAPGMQERPAYGYSEADLKRLIEAGDCVECDLHAANLSNLNLSGVNLERANLTGANLSGTKLIGTRLDGANLGGANLHGASLEEAFLVNAKVSGANLAGANLRRTNLQDADLSSANLSGANLSGAYMSNTKLTGANLHNANLSGNDLSSTFLSGANVYGTDFRNTSGLTDEQIAEYKKRGAKLN